AAAGCACACAGAGCTTGGTAGAACAATTAGTCTGACACATTCATCTTGGGTCCCCTGTCCTGCTCAAAGCCCACCATTTCATTCAAGCAACTTCAGTTGCATTCTTCCTGGTAGCCACCATTATATTCACTTTCTGACAAGGGTATTAAAAACTCTTGTTTTCTTGCAATAAGATTGTCCCAGTCTCAGTCTTGCTGTGACCCCTCCTATCTGACCTGGTGTGAATTCCCACTGACCCTGTCAGGAGACTCTGACTCAGTAAGTAAGGGGCTCccagatccttccttccttccttcctccatcacaGTGAGAGCTGGTCATCCATTGTCCTCATGCTGGTTGCAGGGTCTAGTGGGAGAGAGCAaagccttctccttcctcctctggtAGGAAGGACACCAGCATACCAGAGAACCAGGGATTCCAAGTCCAGTGAAGAGGGTGTGGCTTGGGCAGGCCTGGGACTCTGTTGAGTAAAGCTGACTGACTGCTCAACACTTTCATTTCCTGGACCAGGCTTTCCACTCAAGGTCACATGCCTGAGACCTGCATCTCCCCACCCACAGCTCCTCCCCGATGCATGGACACCTTATAAGGTTGTGGACAGATAATTTAGCACCACCCAGGGCCTGTGGGACCCTGATGTAATAACTATTTCCTGCCCCAGTTTCCCTATAACAGTCCACCTGGTAAATGATCATTGCCATGCCTGCGAATTGTCCTTCCTGAGGAACAAACATGTGAGGTTCCACAAACCAGAGTCTCTTTCTATTTGCTGCAGGCAATGATCCCTGGTGTGGACACTGCAGAGCAAGGAGCCACCCCTGCTTCACCGTCTCCTCCTATCGTTGTAGGACTCTTGCCCTTCCCGTGAAGTCTCACAGGAGTAGGAGAGCAGTGAGCTGCTTGTCTTCCAGCCCTCTCCACGTCTGCTGAGCACACTGGGCCTCAGAAGGAGACGCCCAGGTGACCTACCTCAGACATGGCTCTAGTATAGAATGCCAGTCAACAGGCTACAGCCTGCCATCAATCATTGTCCCTGTCAGTTCTAAGAAGAGTTCAAATtacaacccagtctcaaagctTCCCAGGGTTGCTGGAGTTCAGGATGGAACACAGGTCTGGATAGAGCCTCCCGGTGCTCACTTCTCTGTGAGCATCTCATGGTTTCCTCAGCGAGGCCCTGCTCATGAGTCCTGACGCGTCTTTTTCAAGGCCACATTCAGGCTAAGCATCCTAAGCTACTGGGCAGGGTCTGACATCCTCGGACTGAGTCACCCCACAGTCTCTTCCATGAGAGAGTGGGTCCTCGTGAGGCTTCACAGTTTATTGCTGTgtctctccactgtgtgtgtcctGTACTAAGTCCTCCAACCACAATGTGGGGAACACAGCAGAGTCCTCTAGTGTTGACAGTTCTGTGTGTGAAGTAGGATTAGCTCTACCCTCAACCCAGAGGTTACAGAGAATTACTTACCGTGTACAGAAAAGTGCACACGCGGATAGCTATGTTCGTAGTCTGGATCTATTATATCTAATGTGTAGACTCCCTCATCATTCTTGGTGACACTTTGGATGAACAGGGATCCATTGGTGTATATTGTCTCTCTGCCATTGGATGCAggccccatagtgatctgattagTTTGTGTTACAAATCTCCCAATTTCATTGTTAACATCTGTAGTGGTGGTTCCATTGTACCAGTAAAAGACTTGGAATGTCTGTGGCAGATTGTGCACAAGTAGCAGGACGTTCTTCCCTTCAGCAACGATGGGAGGCACAGCTTCAACGGTGACTTGGGCAGTGGTGGGAGGGCTCCAGGAGGTTAAAAGTGAGGctaggagggaagagagaaagatctATCAACATTAGGACCTGTGCACACACTCTCAGCCTTGCTGAGCTTGTGTCGATTGGGTGGCAGCCAGCAGCATCTCCTCCATTCCTCGCCAGCGCTGCCTCTTTCCACTGTAGGAAACGGTCTACAGGGGCGGTTACACTGCTCTCTGCTCACGGCCCTCAGATCCCTGCTCACACTCAGAATCTCTGCTGAGTGTAGGTtatcttctctgtcctcctcTAAGGACCCTGTCTTCATTTTCTGGTTCTTctctgctttgtttcttctgAAGTGCTTGTCAACCTGACCCTTCCTAGATGTCCTCACTGGTCTGTCTTTCTGCCCAGTAGAGCTCGGGCTTTGTCAGCAGGACTAGTTTGATTTCAGATTAACCCCTCGCTGCCTGGAACAGGCTCACATACGCGCATGCAAATCAGTGTCCTGGAGCCTAGGGTTTATTTGCAAATATCTCAGGGTAGTATGCAATGATTATGTTTACTTGCCACAGTTTGGCTTTTACATGGAGAGTCACCCTGACAGAGTTGTGGACTTCAGTCTTCAGGATATCCTGGCCAGTGCTGATAAAGTTAACAACAGGGGAGAACTGAGTTTCTCCTCACCACTTGCCAATTCACATTCACCGAGTTTCCTGTCGCTGTCAGGCTTCTAGCAGAAGCCCGATGTCCCTTCTCAGGTTCTGTCCTCTCCCAGAAGACCCCATCCAGTCTCTGTGCGCCCAGCTCTCTTCGCCCACGGAGTGTCTCCTTACCTGTGAGCAGCAGTCCCCTCCAGGGAATCTGCCCTCTGTGGCCATGTGCTGAGGCCAGCTCCATAGTCTGCTACCCGCTAGCTTCTTCTCTGGGGAAGAGATTTGCTCCAGCACTGCTGCCAAGCCTGCCTGCCCTGGTGTCTGCCCTGCTTTTCTTAGCAGAGCTGAGTCTCCTCCCAGAGGAGGGCACCTCCCAGAGTCACGTGGGCTGGGGGTGGAGCCTGCGACTCTGACAATGCTGTTCTTCAGTGCTGGCCTCCCAtccctctgttcctctctttcctgtcAGTGTTCTAGAACATGCTTTGAGCAGCCAGGCTGAGAAGTGCCCTGTGCCCTGGCCTTGGGCTCGCAGCAGCAGTAGGAGTGCCTGCACTTCCTATAGCCTAGAGTGACACAAAACCCCAGGGGAGCGCTGAGAGCCCAGtgtcctcaaggctcagggaaggTGGGAAGTGGCAGAGTTACCTCTAGGGTTGGGAAAGCTGACTGATGACCGGGTAGGTCTGATCCATCGCCACTGGTAACACCAGTCAGGTGTCTGATCCTGGGATACAAGTTGTCTCAGGGGGTTTATATCCTGGGTGTGCAGCAGGACGTGAGCTGTGTGTCCTGGAAAGAGGACTGTGTGCTTCACCTGCCTGTGGAGGGCTCCAGGGAGACCGCCCCAGCTTCCTGTGCTGGCAGAATGTGATTCAGGTCTGCCCATGTCCTCCCTGACCTTCCCGGGACACATTTGTTCTCCTTGGTGATCACCCTTCGATCTCCTGTCTCTTGCCATGGATGACGGAGGAGGGGAGGAACTACATCGGGTGTCATTGCAGAATGGGGCTCT
This portion of the Apodemus sylvaticus chromosome 1, mApoSyl1.1, whole genome shotgun sequence genome encodes:
- the LOC127673541 gene encoding carcinoembryonic antigen-related cell adhesion molecule 10-like isoform X4 — protein: MELASAHGHRGQIPWRGLLLTASLLTSWSPPTTAQVTVEAVPPIVAEGKNVLLLVHNLPQTFQVFYWYNGTTTTDVNNEIGRFVTQTNQITMGPASNGRETIYTNGSLFIQSVTKNDEGVYTLDIIDPDYEHSYPRVHFSVHASLLTSWSPPTTAQVTVEAVPPTVAEGKDVLLLVQNLPRAIQAFYWYKGTTTDGNNEIGRFITPTNKITMGPASSGREKIYSNGFLFFQRVTKNDEGAYTLLMLDQNFETNHISVRFSVHR